A single region of the Cereibacter sphaeroides 2.4.1 genome encodes:
- a CDS encoding DUF3576 domain-containing protein, whose amino-acid sequence MTFLSLARAALPVGLALSLSACGGLGGGDASSGDRQIEAGAAQRQAEIAERNAGATVAGTGSTRSSLFDLFGSKDDPNTKVEVNKYIWNAALEVLNFLPVQAVDPFTGVISTGYGVPPGGGRAYRATIYVQDPALDARSLKVALQGQGGGPVSAETQRAVEDAILTRARQLRLRDSRL is encoded by the coding sequence ATGACCTTCCTTAGCCTCGCGCGCGCTGCCCTGCCGGTCGGGCTTGCGCTTTCGCTCTCTGCCTGCGGCGGCCTGGGTGGGGGAGACGCCTCCTCGGGCGATCGGCAGATCGAGGCGGGCGCGGCTCAACGGCAGGCGGAAATCGCCGAGCGCAATGCGGGCGCGACGGTGGCCGGCACGGGAAGCACTCGGTCCTCGCTCTTCGACCTGTTCGGCAGCAAGGACGACCCGAACACGAAGGTCGAGGTCAACAAATATATCTGGAACGCGGCGCTCGAGGTGCTGAACTTCCTGCCGGTCCAGGCGGTCGATCCCTTCACCGGCGTGATCTCGACGGGCTACGGCGTGCCGCCGGGCGGCGGTCGGGCCTACCGCGCCACGATCTATGTGCAGGATCCGGCGCTCGATGCGCGCTCGCTCAAGGTGGCGCTGCAGGGGCAGGGCGGCGGGCCGGTCTCGGCCGAGACGCAGCGCGCGGTCGAGGATGCGATCCTCACCCGCGCCCGGCAGCTCCGCCTGCGCGACTCGCGCCTTTGA
- a CDS encoding porin, with protein sequence MKQILLATTALVMTAGVAAAEISFSGYAEMGVVGGGDDAPARAGHAAGGQTEFHNDFNLIVTMTSETDTGLAFGASVEISKDEGDSNGNFAADNEAAFISGAFGTLTMGEIDGAMDWAMTENVGNPGTIGDDETTHAGYFGAYGDGKYDNQIARYEYSFGDFGVAISAELDDTDTNGDGYAIGAKYKGDFGGFGMGFGLAYQTFETDVLVGLGSQEAALVGGDVELLGASVNADFNNGFVAGLAYTDISSDAQDGNHLGLSAGFTTGAFQIGANYGVFDMDVQDKVKGWGVAAAYDLGGGLKLHGGYGDSDIDGVDGDFETYSVGLSMSF encoded by the coding sequence ATGAAACAGATTCTTCTTGCGACCACGGCTCTGGTGATGACCGCTGGCGTGGCTGCGGCCGAAATCAGCTTCTCGGGCTACGCCGAGATGGGTGTTGTCGGCGGTGGTGACGATGCGCCGGCCCGCGCTGGCCACGCGGCTGGCGGCCAGACCGAGTTCCACAACGACTTCAACCTCATCGTCACCATGACGAGCGAGACCGACACCGGCCTCGCGTTCGGCGCCAGCGTCGAGATCTCGAAAGACGAAGGCGACTCGAACGGCAACTTCGCTGCCGACAACGAAGCCGCTTTCATCTCGGGCGCCTTCGGCACCCTGACCATGGGCGAAATCGACGGCGCCATGGACTGGGCCATGACCGAGAACGTGGGCAACCCCGGCACCATCGGTGACGACGAAACCACCCACGCCGGCTACTTCGGCGCCTACGGCGACGGCAAGTACGACAACCAGATCGCCCGCTACGAATACAGCTTCGGCGACTTCGGTGTGGCGATCTCGGCCGAGCTCGACGACACCGACACCAACGGCGACGGCTACGCCATCGGTGCGAAATACAAAGGCGACTTCGGCGGTTTCGGCATGGGCTTCGGCCTGGCCTACCAGACGTTCGAAACCGACGTGCTCGTCGGCCTCGGCAGCCAAGAAGCCGCTCTGGTCGGCGGTGACGTCGAGCTGCTCGGCGCCTCGGTCAACGCCGACTTCAACAACGGCTTCGTCGCTGGCCTCGCCTACACCGACATCAGCTCGGACGCTCAGGACGGCAACCACCTCGGTCTGTCGGCTGGCTTCACCACCGGTGCGTTCCAGATCGGCGCCAACTACGGTGTGTTCGACATGGACGTGCAAGACAAAGTCAAAGGCTGGGGCGTTGCCGCGGCTTATGACCTCGGCGGCGGTCTGAAGCTGCACGGCGGCTACGGCGACTCCGACATCGACGGCGTCGACGGCGACTTCGAGACCTACTCGGTCGGTCTCTCGATGTCGTTCTGA
- a CDS encoding sulfotransferase family protein: protein MQRRFDDPATAEADRMHLGFALAKAMDDLKRPESLFTYLRPANQLMRKAHPYDIASRRAELEGIFATFADFTPAPAPEASDFAPVFVTGMPRSGTTLVEQIIASHSRMTGAGEAGVAVREVQKVILDAAGRYRAWSEIAGAEVAAMGRRYEAEMRRRFPEAVQVTDKSIQTHAWMGFIASALPQAKFVVVRRDPRDTALSIYRNVFAENTHLYAYDLHDLGLYFRMFEELIDFWREKLPGGFHEIQYEELVDHPEEQSRRLIAACGLPWEEACLSFHENKRRVQTLSLYQVRQPIYRSSTRAWERHAEELKDFTDALEGRHA from the coding sequence ATGCAGCGCCGGTTCGACGACCCGGCCACGGCCGAGGCCGACCGGATGCATCTGGGCTTCGCGCTGGCCAAGGCGATGGACGACCTGAAGCGGCCCGAGAGCCTGTTCACCTACCTCAGGCCCGCCAACCAGCTGATGCGCAAGGCGCACCCCTACGACATCGCAAGCCGCCGGGCCGAGCTCGAGGGGATCTTCGCCACCTTCGCCGATTTCACCCCCGCCCCCGCCCCGGAGGCGAGCGATTTCGCCCCGGTCTTCGTGACGGGAATGCCGCGCTCGGGCACCACGCTCGTCGAGCAGATCATCGCGAGCCACAGCCGCATGACCGGCGCGGGCGAGGCGGGCGTGGCCGTGCGCGAGGTGCAGAAGGTGATCCTCGATGCCGCGGGCCGCTACCGCGCCTGGAGCGAGATCGCGGGCGCGGAGGTGGCGGCCATGGGCCGGCGCTACGAGGCGGAGATGCGCCGCCGCTTCCCCGAGGCGGTGCAGGTCACCGACAAGTCGATCCAGACCCATGCCTGGATGGGCTTCATCGCCTCGGCCCTCCCGCAGGCGAAATTCGTCGTCGTGCGCCGCGATCCGCGCGACACGGCGCTGTCGATCTACCGCAACGTCTTTGCCGAGAACACGCATCTCTATGCCTACGACCTGCACGACCTCGGGCTCTATTTCCGCATGTTCGAGGAGCTGATCGACTTCTGGCGCGAGAAGCTGCCGGGCGGCTTCCACGAGATCCAGTATGAGGAGCTGGTGGACCATCCCGAGGAGCAGTCGCGCCGCCTGATCGCCGCCTGCGGCCTGCCGTGGGAGGAGGCCTGCCTCAGCTTCCACGAGAACAAGCGGCGGGTGCAGACGCTGAGCCTCTATCAGGTGCGCCAGCCGATCTATCGCAGCTCGACCCGCGCCTGGGAGCGGCATGCGGAGGAGCTGAAGGACTTTACCGACGCGCTGGAGGGCCGACATGCTTGA
- a CDS encoding YggS family pyridoxal phosphate-dependent enzyme, protein MLETIQTRIAAAEAAAGRAPGSVELIAVSKVQPLERVVAVLEAGHRIFGENYVQEAQGKWPDLRERFGPLSVHMIGPLQTNKAKVAVGLFEAIHTLDRPSLAEKLARLAQERGACPRLFVQVNTGEEPQKAGVLPADADGFVAACRAMDLPVEGLMCIPPEGCDSAPHFALLAAIAARNGLQGLSMGMSGDFEAAIAVGATHVRVGSAIFGARDYSGQARG, encoded by the coding sequence ATGCTTGAGACGATCCAGACCCGCATCGCGGCCGCCGAGGCCGCCGCCGGCCGGGCGCCGGGCTCTGTCGAGCTGATCGCCGTCTCGAAGGTCCAGCCGCTCGAGCGGGTGGTGGCCGTGCTCGAGGCGGGCCACCGGATCTTCGGCGAGAACTATGTGCAGGAGGCGCAGGGCAAGTGGCCGGATCTGCGCGAACGGTTCGGCCCGCTCTCCGTCCACATGATCGGACCGCTCCAGACCAACAAGGCGAAGGTGGCGGTGGGTCTCTTCGAGGCGATCCACACGCTCGACCGGCCGTCGCTGGCCGAGAAGCTCGCCCGGCTGGCGCAGGAGCGGGGCGCCTGTCCCCGGCTCTTCGTGCAGGTGAACACGGGCGAGGAGCCGCAGAAGGCAGGCGTCCTGCCCGCGGACGCCGACGGGTTCGTCGCCGCCTGCCGCGCGATGGATCTGCCGGTCGAGGGCCTCATGTGCATCCCGCCCGAGGGCTGTGACAGCGCGCCCCATTTCGCGCTCCTCGCGGCGATCGCGGCGCGGAACGGGCTTCAGGGTCTCTCGATGGGCATGAGCGGCGACTTCGAGGCGGCCATCGCGGTGGGCGCCACCCATGTCCGCGTGGGCTCGGCCATCTTCGGCGCGCGGGACTATTCCGGGCAGGCCCGCGGCTGA
- a CDS encoding L,D-transpeptidase family protein, with amino-acid sequence MTDLVVTRWGARFGRRFLPCAIGRGGITQAKREGDGATPRGTHRIAGLLYRPDRVAASELPDWALPFGPADLWSDDPRDVDYNQMVRAPYAPSHERLSRPDPLYDVILLTDWNWPEAVPGRGSAIFLHTWRRPRHPTAGCVAFARGDLLWLARSLTPESRLIVR; translated from the coding sequence ATGACGGATCTCGTCGTTACCCGCTGGGGCGCCCGGTTCGGTCGCCGCTTCCTGCCCTGCGCCATCGGGCGCGGCGGCATCACGCAGGCGAAGCGCGAGGGCGATGGCGCCACGCCGCGCGGCACCCACCGGATCGCGGGGCTCCTCTACCGCCCGGACCGCGTGGCCGCCTCGGAGCTGCCCGACTGGGCGCTGCCCTTCGGGCCCGCGGATCTGTGGTCCGACGATCCGCGTGACGTGGATTACAACCAGATGGTCCGCGCGCCCTACGCCCCCAGCCACGAGCGGCTGAGCCGGCCCGATCCGCTCTATGACGTGATCCTGCTCACCGACTGGAACTGGCCCGAGGCGGTGCCGGGGCGCGGCTCGGCGATCTTCCTGCACACATGGCGCCGGCCGCGCCATCCCACGGCGGGCTGCGTGGCCTTCGCGCGCGGCGATCTGCTGTGGCTCGCGCGGAGCCTCACGCCCGAGAGCCGGCTGATCGTGCGCTGA
- the ribA gene encoding GTP cyclohydrolase II translates to MSLSLGIVERLNRARGDLRMGVPVVLTEEGAGAVAVAVEALEPGRLADLRLLGEPVLAITARRAETLKARVYDDDLARIELPDAAGIEWLRAVADPADDLRLPMKGPLRALRGGGAGLARAALALAKSAHLLPAAVLVPVADPLRLAAQHALTVLPLEEARAELSRGSPLHPVVSARVPMVASQAGRVHVFRPEDGGEEHYAIEIGRPDRGLPVLARLHSACFTGDVLGSLKCDCGPQLRSALARMGEEGAGVLLYLNQEGRGIGLANKMRAYSLQDQGFDTVEANHRLGFEDDERDFRIGAGILRQMGFAAVRLLTNNPAKIRMMEANGIRVTERVPLHVGRNEFNAAYLATKAAKSGHLA, encoded by the coding sequence ATGTCGCTCTCGCTTGGCATCGTCGAACGCCTGAACCGCGCCCGGGGCGATCTCCGGATGGGCGTGCCCGTGGTGCTGACCGAGGAGGGGGCGGGTGCCGTGGCCGTGGCCGTCGAGGCGCTGGAGCCCGGCCGGCTCGCCGACCTGCGGCTTCTGGGCGAGCCGGTCCTCGCCATCACCGCGCGGCGGGCCGAGACGCTGAAGGCGCGGGTCTATGACGACGATCTCGCGCGGATCGAGCTGCCGGACGCCGCGGGGATCGAGTGGCTGCGGGCGGTGGCCGATCCGGCCGACGATCTACGCCTGCCGATGAAGGGGCCGCTGCGCGCCCTGCGGGGCGGCGGGGCGGGCCTTGCCCGCGCGGCGCTGGCGCTCGCGAAATCGGCCCATCTCCTGCCGGCCGCGGTGCTCGTTCCGGTGGCCGATCCGCTGCGCCTCGCGGCGCAGCACGCGCTGACCGTCCTGCCGCTCGAGGAGGCGAGGGCGGAACTCAGCCGTGGTTCGCCGCTGCATCCGGTCGTCTCGGCGCGGGTGCCGATGGTCGCCTCGCAGGCGGGCCGCGTGCATGTCTTCCGCCCCGAGGACGGCGGCGAAGAACATTACGCCATCGAGATCGGCAGGCCCGACCGCGGCCTTCCGGTGCTCGCGCGGCTCCATTCGGCCTGCTTCACCGGCGACGTGCTGGGCAGCCTCAAATGCGACTGCGGCCCGCAGCTCCGCTCGGCGCTGGCGCGGATGGGCGAGGAGGGGGCGGGCGTGCTCCTCTATCTCAATCAGGAGGGGCGGGGCATCGGGCTCGCCAACAAGATGCGCGCCTATTCCCTGCAGGATCAGGGGTTCGACACGGTCGAGGCGAACCACCGGCTGGGCTTCGAGGATGACGAGCGCGATTTCCGCATCGGCGCGGGCATCCTGCGCCAGATGGGCTTTGCCGCGGTGCGTCTGCTGACCAACAACCCGGCCAAGATCCGCATGATGGAGGCCAACGGCATCCGCGTGACCGAGCGCGTGCCGCTGCATGTCGGCCGGAACGAGTTCAACGCGGCCTATCTCGCCACCAAGGCCGCCAAGTCGGGGCATCTGGCATGA
- a CDS encoding response regulator transcription factor, translating to MASLKKILLVDDDDDLREALSEQLVMTEDFDVFEAASGAEGMEKAKAGLYDLVILDVGLPDTDGRELCRRMRKAGVKCPVLMLTGHDSDSDTILGLDAGANDYVTKPFKFPVLLARIRAQLRAHEQSEDAVFQLGPYSFRPAQKMLVDEKERKIRLTEKETNILKFLYRASQGVVAREVLLHEVWGYNAGVTTHTLETHIYRLRQKIEPDPSNARLLVTESGGYRLVA from the coding sequence ATGGCTTCCCTGAAGAAGATCCTCTTGGTGGACGATGACGACGACCTTCGCGAGGCGCTGAGCGAACAGCTGGTGATGACCGAGGATTTCGACGTGTTCGAGGCCGCCTCGGGGGCCGAAGGCATGGAGAAGGCCAAGGCGGGCCTCTACGACCTCGTGATCCTCGATGTGGGTCTGCCGGACACCGACGGGCGCGAGCTCTGCCGGCGGATGCGCAAGGCCGGCGTGAAATGTCCGGTGCTGATGCTGACCGGGCATGATTCGGACAGCGACACCATTCTGGGCCTCGATGCGGGCGCGAACGACTATGTGACGAAGCCCTTCAAGTTTCCGGTGTTGCTCGCGCGCATCAGGGCGCAACTTCGTGCGCACGAACAATCAGAGGATGCAGTGTTCCAGCTCGGCCCCTACAGCTTCCGGCCCGCCCAGAAGATGCTGGTGGACGAAAAGGAGCGCAAGATCCGGCTGACGGAAAAGGAAACCAACATCTTGAAATTCCTTTACCGGGCCTCACAAGGTGTTGTGGCTCGCGAGGTGCTTCTCCACGAGGTTTGGGGATATAACGCGGGCGTTACAACCCACACGCTAGAGACGCACATCTACAGGTTGCGCCAGAAGATCGAGCCCGACCCGTCGAATGCGCGTCTTCTCGTCACGGAGTCCGGCGGCTACAGGCTTGTTGCGTGA
- a CDS encoding exodeoxyribonuclease III — translation MTFTLATWNINSVRLREALVSRLLTEEMPDILCLQECKSPVEKMPLEAFRALGYHWCVARGQKSYNGVAILSKLPLVDAGDHDFADLGHARHVSAALENGVTIHNCYVPAGGDIPDREQNVKFGQKLDYLTRMRDWCRADTPKKAILVGDLNIAPREDDVWNHKSLLKIVSHTPIEVDHLNALMEAGAWIDVTRKDLPEGRLYSWWSYRSPDWEAADKGRRLDHIWATPDIVNAAHGSRILKAARGWLQPSDHAPVFATFDL, via the coding sequence ATGACCTTCACCCTCGCCACCTGGAACATCAACTCGGTCCGCCTGCGCGAGGCGCTGGTCTCGCGGCTGCTGACGGAGGAGATGCCCGACATCCTCTGCCTGCAGGAATGCAAGAGCCCGGTCGAGAAGATGCCGCTCGAGGCGTTCCGGGCGCTCGGCTACCACTGGTGCGTGGCGCGCGGACAGAAGAGCTACAACGGCGTGGCGATCCTGTCGAAGCTGCCGCTGGTGGATGCGGGCGACCATGATTTCGCCGATCTCGGCCATGCGCGGCATGTGTCGGCGGCGCTCGAGAACGGCGTGACGATCCACAATTGCTATGTCCCCGCCGGCGGCGACATTCCCGACCGCGAGCAGAATGTGAAGTTCGGCCAGAAGCTCGATTACCTGACGCGGATGCGCGACTGGTGCCGGGCCGACACGCCGAAGAAGGCGATCCTCGTGGGCGATCTCAACATCGCCCCGCGCGAGGACGATGTCTGGAACCACAAGTCCCTGCTGAAGATCGTGAGCCACACGCCGATCGAGGTGGACCATCTGAACGCGCTGATGGAGGCGGGCGCCTGGATCGACGTGACCCGCAAGGACCTGCCCGAGGGGCGGCTCTATTCCTGGTGGTCCTACCGCTCGCCCGACTGGGAGGCGGCCGACAAGGGGCGCCGGCTCGACCATATCTGGGCCACGCCCGACATCGTCAATGCCGCGCACGGCAGCCGCATCCTCAAGGCGGCGCGGGGTTGGCTGCAGCCGTCGGACCATGCACCGGTCTTCGCCACCTTCGATCTCTGA
- a CDS encoding TetR/AcrR family transcriptional regulator, which translates to MPAETPPARKGRKMPQVLEGARTIFLRDGFEGASVDDIARAAGVSKATLYSYFPDKRLLFLEVAKAECLRQSEEAVALITADLAPRAVLTLAATRIVAFVLSDFGIRTYRICVAEADRFPELGHEFYESGPALVRQRIVDYLAQAVGRGELAIDDLELAADQFAELCKADLFNRIVFGVGNSVSEAERQKVAQGAVEMFLARYAPRP; encoded by the coding sequence ATGCCCGCTGAGACGCCCCCGGCCCGCAAGGGCCGCAAGATGCCCCAGGTTCTCGAGGGCGCCCGCACGATCTTCCTGCGGGACGGGTTCGAGGGGGCGAGCGTCGACGACATCGCCCGCGCGGCGGGCGTGTCGAAGGCCACGCTCTACAGCTACTTCCCGGACAAGCGGCTGCTGTTTCTCGAGGTGGCCAAGGCCGAATGCCTGCGCCAGTCCGAGGAAGCGGTGGCGCTCATCACCGCCGACCTCGCCCCGCGCGCCGTGCTGACGCTTGCCGCCACCCGCATCGTGGCCTTCGTGCTCTCGGATTTCGGGATCCGCACCTATCGGATCTGCGTGGCCGAGGCCGACCGCTTCCCCGAGCTCGGGCACGAATTCTACGAGAGCGGCCCGGCGCTCGTCCGGCAGCGGATCGTGGACTATCTCGCGCAGGCCGTGGGCCGGGGCGAGCTTGCCATCGACGATCTCGAGCTGGCGGCCGACCAGTTCGCCGAGCTCTGCAAGGCGGATCTCTTCAACCGCATCGTCTTCGGCGTGGGCAACAGCGTCAGCGAGGCGGAGCGGCAGAAGGTGGCCCAGGGCGCGGTCGAGATGTTCCTCGCCCGCTACGCGCCCCGGCCCTGA
- the mbfA gene encoding iron exporter MbfA has product MFSSFSSRRRFRDLSDAEILALAISSEEDDARIYRSYADRLRAPYPGTAALFEAMAEEEDSHRRRLIGTFRDRFGETIPLIRREHVEGYPSRKPVWLLETLPLERVRREAWEMENAARSFYETAARHVTDASTRKLLGDLAAAEAAHEHRAERLAEEHLTDEATAAEDETARRQFILTWVQPGLAGLMDGSVSTLAPIFATAFATQDPATTFQVALAASVGAGISMGFTEAAHDDGVLSGRGAPWKRGLASGVMTTAGGLGHALPYLIPDFAWATGIAIAVVFFELWAIAWIQNRYMETPFLRAALQVVLGGGLVLAAGILIGFG; this is encoded by the coding sequence ATGTTCTCCTCATTCTCCAGCCGGCGGCGCTTCCGCGATCTGTCCGATGCCGAGATCCTCGCGCTGGCGATCTCGTCGGAAGAAGACGATGCCCGCATCTACCGCTCCTATGCCGACCGGCTGCGCGCGCCCTACCCCGGCACCGCCGCCCTGTTCGAGGCGATGGCCGAGGAGGAGGACAGCCATCGCCGCCGCCTGATCGGCACCTTCCGCGACCGGTTCGGCGAGACGATCCCGCTGATCCGGCGCGAACATGTCGAGGGTTATCCGTCGCGCAAGCCGGTCTGGCTGCTCGAGACCCTGCCGCTGGAGCGGGTGCGGCGCGAGGCTTGGGAGATGGAGAACGCTGCCCGCAGCTTCTACGAAACGGCGGCGCGGCATGTGACGGATGCCTCGACACGCAAGCTTCTGGGCGATCTCGCCGCCGCCGAGGCCGCGCACGAGCATCGGGCCGAGAGGCTGGCCGAGGAGCATCTGACCGACGAGGCGACCGCGGCGGAGGACGAGACCGCGCGTCGGCAGTTCATCCTGACCTGGGTGCAGCCGGGCCTCGCCGGGCTCATGGACGGGTCGGTCTCGACGCTGGCGCCGATCTTCGCCACGGCCTTCGCGACGCAGGATCCGGCCACCACCTTTCAGGTCGCGCTGGCGGCCTCGGTGGGCGCGGGCATCTCGATGGGCTTCACCGAGGCGGCCCATGACGATGGCGTGCTCTCGGGCCGCGGCGCGCCCTGGAAGCGGGGACTCGCCTCGGGGGTGATGACGACGGCAGGCGGGCTCGGCCATGCGCTGCCCTATCTGATCCCGGACTTCGCCTGGGCCACCGGCATTGCCATCGCGGTGGTGTTCTTCGAGCTCTGGGCCATCGCCTGGATCCAGAACCGTTACATGGAGACGCCCTTCCTGCGGGCGGCGCTGCAGGTCGTGCTGGGCGGCGGGCTCGTGCTGGCGGCGGGGATCCTGATCGGCTTCGGCTGA
- a CDS encoding AEC family transporter yields MLPVLLETLPFFALIGTGYMAGRMGMFTPEATAWLTKFVFYFALSAMLFRFAANLSLAEIWSLPFVAAYLAGSGAVYLLATLVARMRGVGTEVAAMEAQCAVIGNTGFLGVPMLVLLLGAGAAGPVLMMLSIDLIFFSSLITLIITGKREGHMSLRVVKVLALGLLRNPMIVSMVAGLGWSATGAAVPEPVNEFLALLGGAATPGALFAIGASLAGKSAERLEIAAWLSFCKLVLHPLSVAVAALAIFPVERQAAGVMIAAAALPVAGNVYILAQHYGVAPQRVSASILISTAVSILTITGVIAWVTTF; encoded by the coding sequence ATGCTGCCCGTCCTTCTCGAGACCCTGCCCTTCTTCGCACTGATCGGCACGGGCTACATGGCCGGGCGCATGGGGATGTTCACGCCGGAGGCGACGGCCTGGCTCACCAAGTTCGTGTTCTACTTCGCGCTCTCGGCCATGCTGTTCCGCTTTGCCGCCAATCTGTCGCTGGCGGAGATCTGGTCGCTTCCCTTCGTCGCGGCCTATCTGGCCGGGTCGGGGGCGGTCTATCTTCTGGCCACGCTGGTGGCCCGGATGCGGGGGGTGGGCACCGAGGTGGCGGCCATGGAGGCGCAATGCGCGGTCATCGGCAACACGGGGTTCCTCGGCGTGCCGATGCTCGTGCTGCTCCTCGGCGCAGGCGCGGCGGGGCCGGTGCTGATGATGCTCTCCATCGACCTCATCTTCTTCTCGTCGCTCATCACGCTCATCATCACCGGCAAGCGCGAGGGTCACATGAGCCTGCGCGTGGTCAAGGTGCTGGCGCTGGGGCTGCTGCGGAACCCGATGATCGTCTCGATGGTCGCGGGCCTCGGCTGGTCGGCCACCGGCGCCGCGGTGCCGGAGCCCGTGAACGAGTTTCTGGCGCTGCTGGGCGGGGCGGCCACGCCCGGCGCGCTCTTCGCCATCGGCGCCTCGCTCGCCGGCAAGTCGGCGGAGCGGCTCGAGATCGCGGCCTGGCTCTCGTTCTGCAAGCTCGTGCTGCATCCGCTGTCCGTGGCGGTTGCGGCGCTCGCGATCTTTCCCGTCGAGCGGCAGGCCGCCGGCGTGATGATCGCCGCGGCGGCGCTGCCGGTCGCGGGCAACGTCTATATCCTGGCACAGCATTACGGGGTCGCGCCGCAGCGCGTCTCGGCCTCGATCCTGATTTCCACCGCGGTCAGCATCCTGACCATCACCGGCGTGATCGCCTGGGTCACGACCTTCTGA
- the fghA gene encoding S-formylglutathione hydrolase has translation MKTLSESRCFGGTQGVYSHTSQVTGCDMTFGLFLPPEAENEAVPLVWYLSGLTCTHENAMVKAGAQKWAAQEGLALVFPDTSPRGEGVPDDENYALGQGAGFYVNATEAPWSTNFRMWDYITEDLPRVLFSAFPLDESRQSIMGHSMGGHGALTIAMSFPGRFRSVSAFAPITHPTASDWGRKQLTAYLGTDESKWAPHDSVLLMRKRGFDGPILIDQGASDQFLDALKPEALAEAMMARRQQGIIRMQPGYDHSYFFVSTFMEDHIQFHAEALYD, from the coding sequence ATGAAGACCCTATCCGAGAGCCGTTGCTTCGGCGGCACGCAGGGCGTCTACAGCCACACGTCGCAGGTCACCGGCTGCGACATGACCTTCGGCCTGTTCCTGCCGCCCGAGGCGGAGAACGAGGCCGTGCCTCTGGTCTGGTACCTGTCCGGCCTCACCTGCACCCATGAGAATGCGATGGTGAAGGCGGGGGCGCAGAAATGGGCGGCGCAGGAGGGGCTGGCGCTGGTCTTTCCCGACACCTCGCCCCGCGGCGAGGGCGTGCCCGACGACGAGAATTACGCGCTCGGGCAGGGTGCGGGGTTCTATGTGAACGCGACCGAGGCGCCCTGGTCCACGAACTTCCGCATGTGGGACTATATCACCGAGGACCTGCCCCGCGTCCTCTTCTCGGCCTTCCCGCTCGACGAGAGCCGGCAGTCGATCATGGGCCACTCGATGGGGGGTCACGGCGCGCTCACCATCGCGATGAGCTTCCCCGGACGGTTCCGCTCGGTCTCGGCCTTCGCGCCGATCACCCATCCCACCGCCTCGGACTGGGGGCGCAAGCAGCTGACCGCCTATCTCGGGACGGACGAGAGCAAGTGGGCGCCGCACGATTCGGTTCTGCTGATGAGGAAGCGCGGCTTCGACGGGCCGATCCTGATCGATCAGGGCGCCTCCGACCAGTTCCTCGACGCGCTGAAGCCCGAGGCCTTGGCCGAGGCGATGATGGCGCGCCGGCAGCAGGGCATCATCCGGATGCAGCCGGGCTACGACCACAGCTACTTCTTCGTCTCGACCTTCATGGAGGACCATATCCAGTTCCACGCCGAAGCGCTCTATGACTGA
- a CDS encoding YaiI/YqxD family protein, protein MTDLYIDADACPVKAEAERVAVRHGVRMFLVSNGGIRPPAHPLVESIFVPEGPDVADMWIADRARTGDVVVTSDIPLAAKVVAAGALVVKPNGETLTQANIGNALATRDLMADLRSADPFRQGGGRPFSKADRSRFLDALERAMRKAQEAGRSASGGNEAGS, encoded by the coding sequence ATGACTGACCTCTACATCGACGCCGACGCCTGCCCGGTGAAGGCCGAGGCGGAGCGGGTCGCCGTGCGGCACGGGGTGCGGATGTTCCTCGTGTCGAACGGCGGCATCCGGCCTCCGGCGCATCCGCTGGTCGAGAGCATCTTCGTGCCCGAGGGGCCGGACGTGGCCGACATGTGGATCGCCGACCGGGCACGGACCGGCGATGTGGTGGTGACATCGGACATCCCGCTCGCCGCGAAGGTCGTGGCGGCGGGGGCGCTGGTGGTGAAGCCGAACGGCGAGACGCTGACGCAGGCCAACATCGGCAATGCGCTGGCCACGCGCGATCTCATGGCCGATCTGCGCTCGGCCGATCCGTTCCGGCAGGGCGGCGGGCGGCCCTTTTCCAAGGCCGACCGGTCGCGCTTTCTCGACGCGCTGGAACGTGCGATGCGGAAGGCACAGGAGGCGGGCCGCTCCGCCTCCGGAGGAAACGAGGCAGGATCATGA